The proteins below come from a single Streptomyces spongiicola genomic window:
- the ctaD gene encoding aa3-type cytochrome oxidase subunit I, whose translation MSILNEPQGAAAEDASRTDAYENELPVRRRRPGNVVVKWLTTTDHKTIGTLYLVTSFFFFCIGGVMALFMRAELARPGTQIMSNEQFNQAFTMHGTVMLLMFATPLFAGFANWIMPLQIGAPDVAFPRLNMFAYWLYLFGSLIAVGGFLTPNGAADFGWFAYSPLSDAVRSPGVGADLWIMGLTFSGFGTILGSVNFITTIICMRAPGMTMFRMPIFTWNVLLTGVLVLLAFPVLAAALFALEADRKFGSHIFDASNGGALLWQHLFWFFGHPEVYIIALPFFGIVSEVIPVFSRKPMFGYIGLVAATIAIAGLSVTVWAHHMYVTGGVLLPFFSFMTFLIAVPTGVKFFNWIGTMWKGSLSFETPMLWTIGFLITFTFGGLTGVILASPPMDFHVSDSYFVVAHFHYVVFGTVVFAMFAGFHFWWPKFTGKMLDERLGKMTFWTLFVGFHGTFLVQHWLGAEGMPRRYADYLAADGFTALNTVSTISSFLLGLSILPFCYNVWKTAKYGEKVEVDDPWGYGRSLEWATSCPPPRHNFLTLPRIRSESPAFDLHHPEIAALDQLDHAGHGAVTADKEAGK comes from the coding sequence GTGAGCATCCTCAACGAACCCCAGGGTGCCGCGGCGGAAGACGCCTCGCGTACCGACGCGTACGAGAACGAGCTCCCCGTCCGGCGCCGGCGGCCCGGCAACGTGGTCGTCAAGTGGCTCACCACCACCGACCACAAGACGATCGGCACGCTCTACCTGGTGACCTCGTTCTTCTTCTTCTGCATCGGCGGCGTCATGGCGCTCTTCATGCGCGCCGAGCTGGCCCGTCCGGGCACGCAGATCATGTCGAACGAGCAGTTCAACCAGGCGTTCACGATGCACGGCACCGTGATGCTGCTGATGTTCGCGACGCCGCTGTTCGCCGGATTCGCCAACTGGATCATGCCGCTGCAGATCGGCGCTCCCGACGTGGCGTTCCCGCGGCTGAACATGTTCGCCTACTGGCTGTACCTCTTCGGCTCGCTCATCGCGGTGGGCGGCTTCCTCACCCCCAACGGCGCTGCCGACTTCGGCTGGTTCGCCTACTCGCCGCTCTCGGACGCGGTCCGGTCGCCGGGCGTCGGCGCCGACCTGTGGATCATGGGTCTGACGTTCTCCGGCTTCGGTACGATCCTCGGCTCGGTCAACTTCATCACCACCATCATCTGCATGCGCGCCCCGGGCATGACGATGTTCCGCATGCCGATCTTCACCTGGAACGTGCTGCTGACCGGTGTGCTGGTCCTGCTGGCCTTCCCGGTACTGGCCGCGGCCCTGTTCGCGCTGGAGGCCGACCGCAAGTTCGGCAGCCACATCTTCGACGCCTCCAACGGCGGCGCGCTGCTGTGGCAGCACCTCTTCTGGTTCTTCGGCCATCCCGAGGTGTACATCATCGCGCTGCCGTTCTTCGGCATCGTCTCGGAGGTCATCCCGGTCTTCAGCCGCAAGCCGATGTTCGGCTACATCGGCCTGGTGGCCGCGACCATCGCGATCGCGGGCCTGTCGGTGACGGTGTGGGCGCACCACATGTACGTCACCGGAGGGGTGCTACTGCCGTTCTTCTCCTTCATGACGTTCCTCATCGCGGTACCGACCGGCGTGAAGTTCTTCAACTGGATCGGCACCATGTGGAAGGGCTCGCTGTCGTTCGAGACGCCGATGCTCTGGACGATCGGCTTCCTGATCACCTTCACCTTCGGCGGTCTGACCGGTGTCATCCTGGCCTCGCCCCCGATGGACTTCCACGTCTCCGACTCCTACTTCGTCGTGGCGCACTTCCACTACGTCGTCTTCGGCACCGTGGTCTTCGCGATGTTCGCCGGATTCCACTTCTGGTGGCCCAAGTTCACCGGCAAGATGCTGGACGAGCGACTCGGCAAGATGACCTTCTGGACGCTGTTCGTCGGCTTCCACGGCACCTTCCTGGTCCAGCACTGGCTGGGCGCCGAGGGCATGCCCCGCCGCTACGCCGACTACCTGGCCGCCGACGGCTTCACCGCGCTGAACACCGTCTCCACCATCAGCTCGTTCCTGCTCGGCCTGTCGATCCTCCCGTTCTGCTACAACGTGTGGAAGACCGCCAAGTACGGCGAGAAGGTCGAGGTGGACGACCCGTGGGGCTACGGCCGCTCGCTCGAGTGGGCGACGTCCTGCCCGCCGCCGCGGCACAACTTCCTCACCCTGCCGCGGATCCGCTCAGAATCCCCGGCCTTCGATCTGCACCACCCGGAGATCGCGGCTCTCGACCAGCTCGACCACGCCGGTCACGGTGCCGTCACCGCTGACAAGGAGGCCGGCAAGTGA
- a CDS encoding carbohydrate kinase family protein, giving the protein MRIAVTGSIATDHLMTFPGRFADQLVADQLHTVSLSFLVDNLDVRRGGVGANICFGMGQLGTDPVLVGAAGSDFDEYRAWLDRHGVDTASVRISEVLHTARFVCTTDADHNQIGSFYTGAMSEARLIELKSVADRVGGLDLVLIGADDPEAMLRHTEECRSRGIPFAADFSQQIARMNGDEIRILLDGATYLFSNEYEKGLIESKTGWSDEEILERVGHRVTTLGSRGVRIEHRSEPSIEVGCPEEESKVDPTGVGDAFRAGFLSGLAWGVGPERAAQVGCMLATLVIETLGTQEYTLRRAHFMDRFTKAYGHDAASDVRAHLS; this is encoded by the coding sequence GTGCGAATCGCAGTCACCGGCTCCATCGCCACCGACCATCTGATGACCTTCCCCGGCCGCTTCGCCGACCAGCTGGTCGCGGATCAGCTCCACACGGTCTCCCTCTCCTTCCTCGTGGACAACCTCGACGTGCGCAGGGGAGGGGTCGGCGCCAACATCTGCTTCGGGATGGGCCAGCTCGGCACCGACCCGGTCCTGGTCGGAGCGGCCGGCTCCGACTTCGACGAGTACCGCGCCTGGCTCGACCGGCACGGCGTCGACACCGCCTCCGTCCGGATCTCCGAGGTGCTGCACACCGCGCGCTTCGTCTGCACGACCGACGCCGACCACAACCAGATCGGCTCCTTCTACACGGGCGCGATGAGCGAGGCGCGCCTGATCGAGCTGAAGTCGGTCGCGGACCGGGTCGGCGGTCTGGACCTGGTGCTGATCGGCGCCGACGACCCCGAGGCGATGCTGCGGCACACGGAGGAGTGCCGGTCCCGGGGCATCCCGTTCGCCGCGGACTTCTCCCAGCAGATCGCACGGATGAACGGCGACGAGATCCGGATACTGCTGGACGGGGCGACCTACCTCTTCTCCAACGAGTACGAGAAGGGGCTCATCGAGTCGAAGACCGGCTGGAGCGACGAGGAGATCCTGGAGCGCGTCGGCCACCGGGTCACCACGCTCGGCTCGCGCGGCGTGCGCATCGAGCACAGGTCCGAGCCGTCGATCGAGGTCGGATGCCCGGAGGAGGAGTCCAAGGTGGACCCGACGGGCGTCGGCGACGCCTTCCGCGCGGGCTTCCTCTCGGGCCTGGCCTGGGGGGTCGGCCCGGAGCGCGCCGCCCAGGTCGGCTGCATGCTCGCGACGCTGGTGATCGAGACGCTCGGCACCCAGGAGTACACCCTGCGCCGCGCCCACTTCATGGACCGCTTCACCAAGGCGTACGGCCACGACGCGGCGTCCGACGTCCGCGCACACCTGTCCTGA
- the nadA gene encoding quinolinate synthase NadA, with amino-acid sequence MRDVTTAQPSLTAPDAAGGSQDVQPTPLALLLLGREADPRSERGVECPGDLPSPSDPDLVERARAAKEKLGDKVFVLGHHYQRDEVIQFADVTGDSFKLARDAAARPEAEYIVFCGVHFMAESADILTGDDQKVVLPDLAAGCSMADMATAEQVAECWDVLTEAGVAERTVPVSYMNSSADIKAFTGKHGGTICTSSNARRALEWAFEQGEKVLFLPDQHLGRNTAVRDMGMSLDDCVVYNPHRPNGGLTAEQLRDAKMILWRGHCSVHGRFSLDSVNDVRERVPGVNVLVHPECKHEVVAAADYVGSTEYIIRTLEAAPAGSAWAIGTELNLVRRLANRFASEGKKIVFLDKTVCFCSTMNRIDLPHLVWALESLAEGNLVNRIQVDSETESFAKLALERMLALP; translated from the coding sequence GTGCGTGACGTGACCACCGCCCAGCCCTCCCTCACCGCGCCGGACGCAGCGGGAGGCTCCCAGGATGTCCAGCCGACACCGCTCGCCCTGCTGCTGCTCGGCCGCGAAGCCGACCCCAGGAGCGAGCGGGGCGTCGAGTGCCCCGGTGACCTTCCCTCCCCGTCCGACCCGGACCTGGTGGAGCGCGCCCGTGCGGCGAAGGAGAAGCTCGGCGACAAGGTGTTCGTGCTGGGCCACCACTACCAGCGCGACGAGGTCATCCAGTTCGCGGACGTCACCGGCGACTCCTTCAAGCTCGCGAGGGACGCGGCGGCCCGGCCGGAGGCCGAGTACATCGTCTTCTGCGGTGTGCACTTCATGGCCGAGTCGGCGGACATCCTCACCGGCGACGACCAGAAGGTCGTCCTCCCCGACCTCGCCGCCGGCTGCTCGATGGCCGACATGGCCACGGCCGAGCAGGTCGCCGAGTGCTGGGACGTCCTCACCGAGGCGGGCGTCGCGGAGCGGACGGTGCCCGTCTCGTACATGAACTCCTCCGCGGACATCAAGGCCTTCACCGGCAAGCACGGCGGCACGATATGCACGTCGTCGAACGCCAGGCGGGCGCTGGAATGGGCCTTCGAACAGGGCGAGAAGGTCCTCTTCCTGCCCGACCAGCACCTCGGCCGGAACACGGCGGTCCGCGACATGGGCATGTCCCTGGACGACTGCGTCGTCTACAACCCGCACAGGCCGAACGGCGGACTCACCGCCGAGCAACTGCGCGACGCGAAGATGATCCTGTGGCGCGGCCACTGCTCGGTGCACGGCCGCTTCTCGCTGGATTCCGTCAACGACGTCCGCGAGCGCGTTCCGGGGGTGAACGTCCTGGTCCACCCGGAGTGCAAGCACGAGGTCGTCGCCGCGGCGGACTACGTGGGCTCCACGGAGTACATCATCAGGACGCTGGAGGCCGCCCCCGCGGGCTCCGCGTGGGCGATCGGCACGGAGCTGAACCTGGTACGCCGTCTGGCGAACCGTTTCGCCTCGGAGGGCAAGAAGATCGTCTTCCTCGACAAGACGGTCTGCTTCTGCTCGACGATGAACCGGATCGACCTGCCGCACCTGGTGTGGGCGCTGGAGTCCCTGGCGGAGGGAAACCTGGTCAACCGGATCCAGGTCGACTCCGAGACGGAGAGCTTCGCCAAGCTGGCCCTCGAGCGCATGCTGGCGCTTCCCTGA
- a CDS encoding cysteine desulfurase/sulfurtransferase TusA family protein translates to MPYFDAASSAPLHPVARQALQASLDEGWADPARLYREGRRARLLLDAAREAAADAVGCRPDELVFTPSGTRALHTGIAGALAGRRRAGSHLVVSAVEHSAVLHAAEGRPVTEVPVDRWGAVSPGVFGEALREDTALACLQSANHEVGTEQPVAEVAERCRTAGVPLLVDAAQSLGWGPVGGDWSLLAASAHKWGGPAGVGLLAVRKGVRFAPQDPADERESGRAPGFENIPAIVAAAASLRAVRDSAEAEARRLRELVDRIRARVPELVPDVEVVGDPVRRLPHLVTFSCLYVDGETVLHELDRAGFSVSSGSSCTSSTLTPSHVLRAMGVLSEGNVRVSLPPGTAEEDVDRFLEVLPGVVAGVRGRLGAPVAGETSPGSGSLVVDALGKRCPVPVIELAKVIGDVPVGGTVTVLADDEAARLDIPAWCGMRDQEYVGESPAPGGTAYVVRRRG, encoded by the coding sequence GTGCCCTACTTCGACGCCGCGTCCTCGGCCCCGCTGCATCCCGTCGCCCGGCAGGCCCTCCAGGCCTCCCTCGACGAGGGATGGGCGGACCCGGCGCGGCTGTACCGCGAGGGCCGCCGGGCGCGGCTGCTGCTCGACGCGGCCCGGGAGGCGGCGGCGGACGCCGTGGGCTGCCGCCCGGACGAACTCGTCTTCACTCCTTCGGGGACACGCGCCCTCCATACGGGCATCGCGGGCGCACTCGCGGGCCGCCGCCGTGCGGGAAGCCATCTGGTCGTCTCGGCGGTCGAGCACTCCGCCGTGCTGCACGCGGCGGAGGGCCGGCCCGTCACCGAGGTGCCCGTCGACCGCTGGGGCGCGGTCTCACCGGGCGTGTTCGGGGAGGCCCTGCGCGAGGACACCGCGCTCGCCTGCCTGCAGTCGGCGAACCACGAGGTGGGCACCGAGCAGCCGGTCGCCGAGGTGGCCGAGCGCTGCCGGACGGCCGGGGTGCCGCTGCTCGTCGACGCCGCGCAGTCCCTCGGCTGGGGCCCGGTCGGCGGGGACTGGTCACTGCTCGCCGCGAGCGCGCACAAATGGGGTGGCCCGGCGGGTGTGGGACTCCTCGCGGTCCGCAAGGGCGTCCGTTTCGCCCCTCAGGACCCCGCGGACGAACGGGAGTCGGGGCGTGCCCCGGGCTTCGAGAACATCCCGGCGATCGTGGCGGCCGCGGCGTCGCTGCGGGCCGTGCGGGACTCCGCCGAGGCCGAGGCCCGGCGGCTGCGGGAACTGGTCGACCGGATCCGCGCCCGGGTGCCGGAGCTGGTGCCGGACGTCGAGGTGGTCGGCGACCCGGTGCGCCGGCTGCCCCATCTCGTCACCTTCTCCTGCCTCTACGTCGACGGGGAGACGGTGCTGCACGAGCTGGACCGGGCGGGCTTCTCGGTGTCCTCGGGCTCGTCCTGCACCAGCTCGACGCTCACCCCCAGCCATGTGCTGCGGGCCATGGGCGTCCTGAGCGAGGGCAATGTGCGGGTGTCCCTTCCGCCGGGCACCGCGGAGGAGGACGTCGACCGCTTCCTGGAGGTCCTGCCCGGGGTCGTCGCCGGCGTCCGCGGCCGGCTGGGGGCACCGGTGGCCGGGGAGACCTCCCCCGGGTCCGGGTCGCTGGTGGTGGACGCCCTCGGCAAGCGCTGCCCCGTCCCCGTCATCGAACTCGCCAAGGTCATCGGAGACGTACCGGTCGGCGGCACGGTCACCGTCCTCGCCGACGACGAGGCCGCCCGGCTCGACATCCCGGCCTGGTGCGGGATGCGCGACCAGGAGTACGTCGGGGAGTCCCCGGCGCCGGGCGGCACGGCGTACGTGGTGCGTCGCCGCGGCTGA
- a CDS encoding response regulator, producing MTIRVLLADDQALLRSAFRVLVDSEPDMEVVGEAADGAQAVELARSARPDVVLMDIRMPGTDGLAATRMISADPGLAGVRVVMLTTFEVDEYVVQSLRAGASGFLGKGAEPVDMLNAVRIAAAGDALLSPAATKGLIAEFLAQGGGPGHQDSGLYAERLAALTGREREVLVLVAGGHPNDEIAGLLEVSPLTVKTHVNRSMAKLGARDRAQLVVIAYESGLVRPGAD from the coding sequence ATGACCATCAGGGTGCTGCTCGCCGACGACCAGGCCCTGCTGCGCAGCGCGTTCAGGGTGCTGGTGGACTCCGAGCCCGACATGGAGGTCGTGGGAGAGGCCGCGGACGGAGCCCAGGCCGTGGAGCTGGCCCGCTCGGCCCGCCCCGATGTCGTCCTCATGGACATCCGGATGCCCGGCACGGACGGTCTCGCCGCCACCCGCATGATCAGCGCCGACCCCGGACTCGCCGGGGTGCGGGTGGTGATGCTGACGACGTTCGAGGTGGACGAGTACGTCGTGCAGTCGCTGCGGGCCGGGGCCTCCGGTTTCCTCGGCAAGGGCGCGGAACCCGTGGACATGCTGAACGCCGTCCGGATCGCCGCCGCCGGCGACGCCCTGCTCTCGCCCGCGGCGACCAAGGGCCTGATCGCCGAGTTCCTGGCCCAGGGCGGAGGTCCGGGGCACCAGGACTCCGGGCTGTACGCGGAGCGGCTGGCCGCGCTGACCGGCCGGGAACGCGAGGTCCTCGTCCTCGTCGCCGGCGGACACCCCAACGACGAGATCGCCGGGCTGCTGGAGGTCAGCCCGCTCACCGTCAAGACGCATGTGAACCGCTCGATGGCGAAGCTCGGCGCCCGCGACCGGGCGCAGCTGGTGGTCATCGCGTACGAGTCGGGTCTGGTACGCCCAGGGGCGGATTGA
- the pspAA gene encoding PspA-associated protein PspAA has product MIVRIMGEGQWTLEDSHFDELNKLDDELLAEMETGDAEGFRRTLGALLDEVRRCGAPLADDALEPSELILPAPDATLDEVRAMLSDGGLIPG; this is encoded by the coding sequence ATGATCGTACGGATCATGGGGGAGGGGCAGTGGACCTTGGAGGACAGCCACTTCGACGAGCTGAACAAGCTCGACGACGAGCTGCTCGCCGAGATGGAGACGGGTGACGCGGAAGGCTTCCGCCGTACTCTGGGCGCCCTGCTCGACGAGGTGCGCCGCTGCGGGGCACCGCTCGCGGACGACGCCCTCGAGCCCTCCGAGCTGATCCTGCCCGCCCCGGACGCGACCCTCGACGAGGTCCGCGCCATGCTCAGCGACGGCGGCCTCATCCCGGGCTGA
- a CDS encoding sensor histidine kinase, with translation MTASLAGFSRLAPTRSWLSAHPTAFDAGLAAAVLLCMVAASFADPHGPHGPTFGTRTPEVRSLLLMVTAAGALVFRRVRPVPVVAVTGALCVAELVSGDPPAPVAMSVVVGLYTVASRTDRPTTWRVGLPAMTVLTGAAVLFSSAPWYSQENLGLFAWTGMASAAGDAVRSRRAFVDAMRERAERAERTREEEARRRVAEERLRIARDLHDVVAHHIALVNVQAGVAAHVMDRRPDQAKEALSQVREASRSALNELRATVGLLRQSGDPAAPTEPAPGLAVLEPLLDGFRRSGMPVRLARTDRGAELPAAVDLAAYRIVQEALTNVRKHAGAAAKAEVSVVRVVGAVEVTVLDDGRPAGPGPEGADGMNGTNNMNGTGSADGAGGEPVAGGGSGGHGLVGMRERVTALGGTLIAGPRYGGGFRVQAILPVEADAEGNVDG, from the coding sequence GTGACCGCATCTCTGGCCGGATTCAGCCGGCTCGCACCGACGCGCTCCTGGCTCAGTGCGCATCCGACGGCGTTCGACGCCGGCCTCGCGGCCGCGGTGCTCCTCTGCATGGTCGCCGCGTCGTTCGCCGACCCCCACGGGCCCCACGGGCCGACTTTCGGCACCCGCACACCCGAGGTCCGCAGTCTGCTGCTGATGGTGACGGCCGCCGGGGCTCTGGTGTTCCGGCGTGTGCGCCCCGTGCCCGTGGTCGCGGTCACCGGGGCCCTGTGCGTCGCCGAACTCGTCTCCGGCGATCCGCCCGCGCCCGTCGCCATGTCCGTGGTGGTCGGCCTCTACACGGTGGCGTCCCGCACCGACCGCCCGACGACCTGGCGGGTCGGCCTGCCGGCCATGACCGTGCTGACCGGGGCGGCCGTGCTGTTCAGCTCCGCGCCCTGGTACAGCCAGGAGAACCTGGGGCTCTTCGCGTGGACCGGCATGGCGTCCGCCGCCGGCGACGCCGTGAGGAGCCGGCGCGCCTTCGTCGACGCCATGCGGGAGCGGGCCGAGCGGGCCGAGCGGACCCGGGAGGAGGAGGCCCGCCGCCGGGTGGCCGAGGAGCGGCTGCGGATCGCCCGAGACCTCCACGACGTCGTCGCCCATCACATCGCTCTGGTCAACGTGCAGGCAGGAGTGGCGGCACACGTCATGGACAGGCGGCCCGACCAGGCCAAGGAGGCCCTGTCCCAGGTGCGGGAGGCGAGCCGTTCGGCGCTGAACGAGCTACGGGCCACGGTCGGTCTGCTCCGGCAGTCCGGCGACCCGGCGGCGCCGACCGAGCCCGCGCCGGGACTCGCCGTCCTCGAGCCGCTGCTCGACGGCTTCCGGCGGTCCGGGATGCCGGTCCGGCTGGCACGTACCGACCGGGGCGCCGAGCTGCCCGCCGCCGTCGACCTCGCCGCGTACCGGATCGTGCAGGAGGCGCTCACCAATGTGCGCAAGCATGCCGGGGCCGCGGCGAAGGCCGAGGTGAGCGTCGTCCGGGTGGTCGGGGCCGTGGAGGTCACCGTCCTCGACGACGGCCGCCCCGCCGGACCCGGGCCGGAGGGCGCGGACGGCATGAACGGCACGAACAACATGAACGGCACGGGCAGTGCCGACGGCGCGGGCGGCGAACCGGTGGCCGGAGGCGGCAGCGGCGGGCACGGACTGGTCGGTATGCGCGAGCGCGTCACGGCCCTCGGCGGCACCCTGATCGCGGGCCCCCGCTACGGAGGCGGCTTCCGGGTGCAGGCGATACTGCCGGTCGAGGCGGACGCGGAGGGGAACGTGGACGGATGA
- the erpA gene encoding iron-sulfur cluster insertion protein ErpA, which produces MSVSDETTTVSDGILLSDAAAAKVKSLLEQEGRDDLALRVAVQPGGCSGLRYQLFFDERSLDGDVVKEFDGVRVVTDRMSAPYLGGASIDFVDTIEKQGFTIDNPNATGSCACGDSFS; this is translated from the coding sequence ATGTCCGTATCGGACGAGACCACCACCGTGAGCGACGGCATCCTCCTGTCCGACGCCGCCGCCGCCAAGGTGAAGTCCCTGCTGGAGCAGGAGGGCCGGGACGACCTGGCGCTGCGTGTCGCGGTTCAGCCCGGTGGCTGTTCCGGCCTGCGCTACCAGCTCTTCTTCGACGAGCGCTCGCTCGACGGCGACGTCGTCAAGGAGTTCGACGGGGTGAGGGTCGTCACCGACCGCATGAGCGCGCCGTACCTCGGTGGGGCCTCCATCGACTTCGTCGACACGATCGAGAAGCAGGGCTTCACGATCGACAACCCGAACGCGACGGGCTCCTGCGCCTGCGGCGACTCCTTCAGCTGA
- a CDS encoding L,D-transpeptidase, with product MNDTPRKRTVASCTVLALALGAGTTGCGGQDSHPLSARPYDAARQVAFNAPPSGTKADPDKPLVVTAKGKDGRITDVTAVDTAGRYLAGELSADGARWSSTAPLAAGTRYTVRVATENGGGAPGLRTLTFETASPKRLLGIELGPKAGTYGVGQPVTAELSSPVSATADRAAVERSLKVTSDPAVEGAWHWVDDKKLHYRPKEYWPAGASVEVRSTLDGVKVGDRLYGGPAKPLKLTIGDRVEAVTDASTHRMTVKRNGEVINTIPVTTGKPGFSTRNGVKVVLGKEYFVRMRGTSIGIPVGSAESYDLPVYYATRVTWSGEYVHAAPWSVGSQGYANVSHGCTGMSTAHAAWFFRNVREGDIVEVVNSLGAPMDPFGNGFGDWNLDWDEWRTGSALLQGTRDGAAGTGGARLRPRV from the coding sequence ATGAACGACACGCCGCGCAAGCGCACCGTAGCGAGCTGCACCGTGCTCGCCCTGGCCCTCGGGGCGGGGACGACCGGGTGCGGCGGCCAGGACAGCCACCCGTTGTCGGCGCGGCCGTACGACGCGGCGCGTCAGGTCGCCTTCAACGCGCCGCCCTCCGGCACCAAGGCGGACCCGGACAAGCCCCTCGTGGTCACCGCCAAGGGCAAGGACGGCCGGATCACGGACGTCACCGCCGTCGACACCGCCGGCCGCTACCTGGCGGGCGAGCTGTCCGCGGACGGCGCGAGATGGAGTTCCACGGCCCCTCTCGCGGCCGGCACGCGCTACACCGTCCGCGTCGCCACGGAGAACGGCGGCGGCGCCCCCGGCCTGCGCACCCTCACCTTCGAGACGGCCTCGCCGAAGCGCCTCCTCGGCATCGAGCTGGGACCGAAGGCGGGCACCTACGGGGTGGGGCAGCCGGTCACCGCGGAACTCAGCAGCCCCGTGTCGGCCACGGCGGACCGGGCGGCGGTCGAACGCTCCCTCAAGGTCACCTCGGACCCGGCGGTCGAGGGCGCCTGGCACTGGGTGGACGACAAGAAGCTGCACTACCGCCCGAAGGAGTACTGGCCCGCCGGCGCCTCCGTCGAGGTGCGCAGCACCCTGGACGGTGTGAAGGTCGGCGACCGGCTGTACGGCGGCCCCGCCAAGCCCCTGAAGCTGACGATCGGCGACCGTGTGGAGGCCGTCACCGACGCGTCCACCCACCGGATGACGGTCAAGCGCAACGGAGAAGTGATCAACACCATTCCGGTGACCACCGGCAAGCCGGGCTTCTCCACCCGCAACGGCGTCAAGGTGGTGCTCGGCAAGGAGTACTTCGTCCGTATGCGCGGTACCAGCATCGGCATCCCGGTCGGCAGCGCCGAGTCCTACGACCTGCCCGTCTACTACGCGACCCGGGTCACCTGGAGCGGCGAGTACGTCCACGCCGCCCCCTGGTCGGTCGGCTCCCAGGGGTACGCGAACGTCAGCCACGGCTGCACCGGCATGTCGACCGCGCACGCGGCCTGGTTCTTCAGGAACGTGCGCGAGGGCGACATCGTCGAGGTCGTCAACAGCCTCGGTGCGCCGATGGACCCGTTCGGGAACGGCTTCGGCGACTGGAACCTCGACTGGGACGAGTGGCGCACCGGCAGCGCACTGCTCCAGGGGACCCGGGACGGCGCCGCCGGCACGGGCGGCGCACGGCTGCGGCCCCGGGTCTGA
- a CDS encoding cytochrome c oxidase subunit 4 — MKIQGRMFIWLSVFILAMAVLYGVWSKEPAGTTALFLAFGLSIMIGYYLAFTARRVDAMAQDDKEADVADEAGEVGFFSPHSWQPLSLAAGGALAFLSVAMGWWIMYFSAPLILVGIFGWVFEYYRGENQNQ, encoded by the coding sequence GTGAAGATCCAAGGCAGGATGTTCATCTGGCTGAGCGTCTTCATCCTCGCCATGGCCGTCCTCTACGGCGTGTGGTCGAAGGAGCCGGCGGGTACGACGGCACTGTTCCTGGCGTTCGGCCTGAGCATCATGATCGGCTACTACCTGGCCTTCACGGCCCGGCGGGTCGACGCGATGGCGCAGGACGACAAGGAGGCCGACGTCGCGGACGAGGCCGGTGAGGTCGGCTTCTTCTCGCCGCACAGCTGGCAGCCGCTCTCGCTCGCGGCCGGCGGCGCACTGGCCTTCCTGTCCGTCGCGATGGGCTGGTGGATCATGTACTTCTCGGCTCCGCTGATCCTGGTCGGCATCTTCGGCTGGGTCTTCGAGTACTACCGCGGAGAGAACCAGAACCAGTAG
- the ctaC gene encoding aa3-type cytochrome oxidase subunit II, which produces MSPNGSDLPHRPNGGGGTPMSRRPMRRKLPQVLTAGLIVATATGCSPTWEDFPRLGMPTPVTEEAPRILSLWQGSWAAALAVGVLVWGLILWSVIFHRRSRTKVEVPPQTRYNMPIEALYTVVPLIIVSVLFYFTARDESKLLALSDKPAHTVNVVGYQWSWGFNYLEDVDGNPATGDAAAQKELNAIPDRYTNDFPEGAEGVYDAGIPGTRNPQTGNPGPTLWLPKGEKVRFILTSRDVIHSFWVVPFLFKQDVIPGHTNVFEVTPNQEGTFLGKCAELCGVDHSRMLFNVKVVSPERYQQHLKELAEKGQTGFIPSGIAQSDPARNAEKNQL; this is translated from the coding sequence GTGAGTCCCAACGGCTCCGACCTCCCCCACCGCCCGAACGGCGGGGGCGGTACCCCCATGTCGCGGCGCCCGATGCGGCGGAAGCTGCCGCAGGTGCTGACGGCGGGCTTGATCGTGGCAACCGCGACCGGTTGCTCCCCCACCTGGGAGGACTTCCCCCGCCTCGGTATGCCCACCCCCGTCACGGAGGAGGCTCCCCGGATCCTCTCCCTCTGGCAGGGCTCGTGGGCGGCCGCCCTCGCCGTGGGCGTGCTGGTGTGGGGTCTGATCCTGTGGAGCGTCATCTTCCACCGGCGCAGCCGGACCAAGGTCGAGGTTCCCCCGCAGACCCGGTACAACATGCCCATCGAGGCGCTGTACACCGTGGTCCCGCTCATCATCGTCTCGGTGCTGTTCTACTTCACCGCACGTGACGAGTCGAAGCTGCTGGCTCTCTCCGACAAGCCCGCCCACACCGTCAACGTGGTCGGCTACCAGTGGAGCTGGGGCTTCAACTACCTGGAGGACGTGGACGGGAACCCGGCCACCGGCGACGCCGCGGCCCAGAAGGAACTGAACGCGATTCCGGACAGGTACACCAACGACTTCCCGGAGGGTGCCGAGGGCGTCTACGACGCCGGCATCCCGGGCACCCGGAACCCGCAGACCGGCAACCCCGGCCCCACGCTGTGGCTGCCGAAGGGCGAGAAGGTCCGCTTCATCCTCACGTCCAGGGACGTCATCCACTCCTTCTGGGTGGTCCCCTTCCTGTTCAAGCAGGACGTCATCCCGGGTCACACCAACGTCTTCGAGGTCACTCCGAACCAGGAGGGCACCTTCCTCGGCAAGTGCGCCGAACTCTGCGGTGTCGACCACTCCCGGATGCTCTTCAACGTCAAGGTCGTCTCCCCGGAGCGCTACCAGCAGCACCTCAAGGAGCTGGCCGAGAAGGGGCAGACCGGCTTCATCCCGTCGGGCATCGCGCAGTCTGACCCGGCCCGGAATGCGGAGAAGAACCAACTGTGA